From the Eleutherodactylus coqui strain aEleCoq1 chromosome 7, aEleCoq1.hap1, whole genome shotgun sequence genome, one window contains:
- the SPARCL1 gene encoding SPARC-like protein 1 → MYYFVLAVWLIGVYFSSSGASLTEEHGLISGLKFDESKKEQKDREKDISDQYATTDMEPNMESMIHSKHKIGSGEQAEDARIKPGTFSMESFLNLFDMDIDNNGPFSLDSKENQTNISKAKTEGYGDSAIDEGDIKTQREPKTESQQYETNDRQSQGLSSDGLLEQHVNSQLIANTENVKLETEGITASGNILEEIYDDEDLQYILNITHNLESMKQNVSNESQDEPCVEESSPEAANNDKDLESATNVKEEHDDDDAAETSTDDVTIKQGNLINKENGVKTRIIFGDLAIRPKESATEEQNQQSDSSVNITRIRGVVTDVDYASEMTIINHNDENAEKAATALPSPLEIRSTALPRYLENSSELHVSQNDQGINVAIQKIEESLEIKSHEEPSPEVVIKALESATNVKEDADVANACTNFHCRRGKMCKTDELGNPFCACQDPNYCLPSNRNDLVCGTDNKTYTSACQLFGKKCLLEGTKEGNHLHLDYQGPCKHIPPCTEYELALFPFRMRDWLKNVLMQLYERDQENIGLLSEKQKSKVKKIYEDEKRLQEGDHNIELLAKDFQKNYHMYVYPVHWQFHQLDQHSMDRLLTRSELAALRAPLIPIEHCVNAFLQECNTNNDRQISLWEWCHCFGIKEGDINEDLLF, encoded by the exons ATGTACTATTTTGTCCTAGCGGTTTGGCTTATTGGGGTCTATTTTTCGTCATCT GGTGCATCATTAACAGAGGAGCATGGCTTGATATCTGGACTGAAG TTTGATGAAAGTAAGAAAGAGCAAAAGGACAGAGAAAAAGACATAAGTGATCAATATGCCACCACTGATATGGAACCTAACATGGAAAGTATGATACATAGTAAACATAAAATAGGCTCTGGTGAGCAAGCAGAAGATGCCAGGATAAAACCAGGCACATTTTCCATGGAATCCTTCTTGAATCTATTCGATATGGACATTGATAACAATGGACCATTTTCTCTGGATAGTAAAGAGAACCAAACCAATATTTCAAAGGCTAAAACTGAAGGGTATGGAGACAGTGCGATAGATGAAGGGGATATCAAAACTCAACGAGAACCTAAAACAGAAAGTCAACAGTATGAAACCAATGATCGCCAAAGTCAAGGGCTTTCTTCTGATGGACTTTTGGAACAACATGTGAATTCTCAATTAATAGCCAACACTGAAAATGTAAAACTGGAGACAGAAGGTATCACAGCAAGTGGAAATATTCTAGAGGAAATATATGATGATGAAGATTTACAATATATTTTGAACATCACTCACAATTTGGAATCCATGAAGCAAAACGTTAGTAATGAAAGTCAAGATGAACCCTGTGTAGAAGAATCTTCTCCTGAAGCTGCGAATAATGACAAGGACTTGGAGAGTGCAACAAATGTTAAGGAAGAGCATGACGATGACGATGCTGCAGAGACCTCTACAGATGATGTAACGATCAAACAGGGGAACTTGATTAACAAAGAAAATGGTGTCAAGACAAGAATAATTTTTGGAGATCTTGCAATAAGACCAAAGGAATCTGCAACAGAAGAACAAAACCAGCAGTCAGATAGTTCTGTAAACATTACTAGAATAAGAGGTGTTGTTACAGATGTTGATTATGCCAGCGAAATGACTATTATTAACCATAATGATGAAAACGCAGAGAAAGCTGCTACTGCTCTCCCCAGTCCTCTTGAGATCAGAAGTACTGCTCTTCCCAGATATCTTGAAAACAGTAGTGAACTCCATGTAAGCCAAAATGACCAG GGTATTAATGTGGCTATTCAGAAAATAGAAGAAAGTTTAGAGATAAAAAGTCACGAAGAACCTTCTCCTGAAGTTGTGAttaaggccttggagagtgcaaCAAATGTTAAGGAAGATGCCGATGTTGCTA ATGCCTGTACTAATTTTCACTGTAGAAGAGGGAAGATGTGTAAAACCGATGAACTTGGGAACCCTTTCTGTGCTTGTCAAGACCCAAACTACTGTCTACCCAGCAACAGAAATGATCTT GTGTGTGGGACGGACAACAAAACTTACACAAGTGCCTGTCAGCTTTTTGGGAAAAAATGCCTCCTTGAAGGCACAAAAGAAGGAAATCATCTTCATTTGGACTATCAAGGACCGTGCAAAC ATATCCCTCCTTGCACAGAATATGAGCTTGCACTCTTTCCATTCAGAATGAGAGACTGGTTAAAAAATGTTCTCATGCAGCTCTATGAGAGGGATCAAGAGAACATTGGGCTTCTCTCTGAGAAACAGAAAAGTAAG GTTAAGAAAATCTATGAGGATGAGAAACGACTACAGGAAGGCGATCATAATATCGAGCTCTTGGCGAAAGACTTTCAAAAAAACTACCACATGTATGTCTATCCAGTGCACTGGCAGTTTCACCAGCTGGACCAACATTCAATGGACAG GCTGCTTACACGCTCGGAGCTGGCTGCCCTTCGAGCGCCTCTCATCCCGATTGAACATTGCGTGAATGCGTTTTTACAGGAGTGTAACACCAACAATGACAGACAAATCTCTCTATGGGAATGGTGCCACTGTTTTGGAATCAAAGAAG GTGACATTAATGAAGACTTGTTGTTTTGA